GTTGCGCAGGTTGATCAGCAGGGCGCCGTGGACGGGCCACTGCCCGGAGCGACCACCTGCCGAGAGCTCGTCGACGAGGTGCTCCAGGCGCGTCCGCACCGCACCGATCTCCCCGGGGTCGGCGTCGGCGACCGCCTGTCCGGCGGCGACCAGCAACGAGGTCCAGGGCCCGGCGAAGGCGGGCTCCCACGAGTCGCTGGGGTTCAGCGGGCCGCCGAGCGTCCGGACCATGCTGCGGGTCTCCGCGACCGCCTGCTCCATCCGGCGCAGCAGGTCGGTCCAGTACGTCGGGTCGCGGAACTCGTGCGCCGCGCGGCGGGGGTTCATCCGGGCGCTCTCGCGTGCCTGCCGGACCAGGGCCCAGGCCTGGTCGAGCTCCTCGTCGAGGTCGCGGGTGCGCTCGATCCAGCCGGCCACGTCCACCACCCCGCCGCCCTGGTCCAGGGCGGTGCCGATGTCGACCAGGAGCTCGCCGATGCCGTCGTCGATGCGGTTCATCGCGACGATCGCCGTACGCCGTCGCAGCGGTGGCCACACCACGACGTTGACCGCCAGCCCGACCGCGATGCCGATCCCCGTGTCGAGCAGTCGTGAGAGCAGCCGGGTGTCGTCGGAGAAGCCGGTCGTGAGCACCACGAGGGCCGTGGTGGCGATCGTCGTCGTCTCGGTCCCGAACCACGGCAGCGACCCCAGTCCGAGGGCCAGCACGATCAGGACCGCGACGGCCACGGTGTCCAGCCCGAGCAGGTTGCCGACCAGTGCGGCGAGCAGCACCGCCAGCACGGCGGCGGCAACCTGCCGGAGCCCGCGCGAGAAGGTCCGGTAGACGGTGGCGTGGACGACCAGGATCGCGGCCCACGGCGCGAGGAACGGCTGCGGCAGGTCGAAGGTGGTGGCTGCCAGCACCCACGCGATGACGGCCGCGACGACGGTCTTGAACAGCTGGACCACGTCGCTCCAGAACACCGGGTCCCGCAGGCGGTCTCCCCAGTGTCCTCCCATGCCGGGGAGCATAGGCTCGGGAGTCATGACGCGAACCAGGGGCCGGACCGCCCTCGTCCTCGGTGGTGGAGGCATCACCGGCATCGCCTGGGAGCTCGGCATCCTCGCCGGGCTGGCGCGTGCCGGGATCGACCTGGCGGGCGCCGACATGGTCGTCGGGACCTCCGCCGGCTCGGTGGTCGGCTCGCAGCTGGCGTCCGGCATCCCGATCGAGGAGATGTACGCCGAGCAGCTCACCCCGGCCGATGCCGAGGTCGGCGGCCGGATGTCGCGGATCGCCACGCTGAAGCTGGTGCCGCCGTACGTCCTGCCGGGAAGCGGGCGTGACAAGCTGCGGCGGGTCGGCAAGGTCGCGATGCGCTCCCACCCGCCCGGCTCGGCCGACCGCGAGGCGGTCTTCCGTGACCGGATCGCGGTCTCGGAGTGGCCGCAGGACCGCGACCTCCGGATCACCGCCGTCGAGGCCGAGACCGGCCGGTTCACCGTCTTCGACCGCGACTCCGGGGTCGACCTCGTGAGCGCCGTCGCCGCGAGCTGCGCCGTCCCGACCGTGTGGCCGCCGGTCGCCATCGACGGCCACCACTACGTCGACGGCGGGATGCGCTCCACCGCCAACGTCGACCTCGTGGCCGGTGCGGAGCGGGTCGTGGTGCTGGCGCCGCTGCCACGGTCGTTCAGCAAGCGCACCTCCATCCGCGCCCAGCTCGAGAGGGTGGCGCCGCGGGAGTGGTCGGTGATCACGCCCGACCCGCAGGCGCTCGCCGACTTCGGCAGGAACCTGCTCGACCCCACCCGACGGCCGCCGGCCGCACGGTCGGGCCTGCGGCAGAGCGAGGCGCTCGTCGACGAGGTCGCCCACGTCTGGACGTCCTGACCTACGGAGCCGGGTGCACCGTCAGCCCGGTCACCCGCGGGCCCGACATCGACGACACCTCCAGCCGTGCGTCGCCGACCGCGACGACGTCGCCGACCTCCGGGATCCGCCCGAGCCGGGCGATGACGAAGCCGGCCACGGTCTCGTAGGTCCCGTCGTCGGGCAGCTCGATGCCGGTCGCCTCCGCGAAGTCCTCCAGGCTGGTGCCACCCTCGACCGTGCGGTCGTCACCCTCGCGGGCCGCCCGTGCGGGGGAGTCGTACTCGTCCTCGATGTCGCCGATCAGCTCCTCGACGAGGTCCTCCAGGGTGACGATCCCGTCGGTGCCGCCGTACTCGTCGACCACCACGGCGAGGTGGGTCCGCTCGTGGCGCATCCGGGACACCGAGGGCAGCACCTTGTTCGTCCCGGGGAGCAGCAGCACCGGACGGGCCACGTCGCGGACCCG
This genomic interval from Nocardioides euryhalodurans contains the following:
- a CDS encoding FUSC family protein, which gives rise to MGGHWGDRLRDPVFWSDVVQLFKTVVAAVIAWVLAATTFDLPQPFLAPWAAILVVHATVYRTFSRGLRQVAAAVLAVLLAALVGNLLGLDTVAVAVLIVLALGLGSLPWFGTETTTIATTALVVLTTGFSDDTRLLSRLLDTGIGIAVGLAVNVVVWPPLRRRTAIVAMNRIDDGIGELLVDIGTALDQGGGVVDVAGWIERTRDLDEELDQAWALVRQARESARMNPRRAAHEFRDPTYWTDLLRRMEQAVAETRSMVRTLGGPLNPSDSWEPAFAGPWTSLLVAAGQAVADADPGEIGAVRTRLEHLVDELSAGGRSGQWPVHGALLINLRNIIDAMDEVAAANPLGQPPVPLSRLRRRPAGGPGPAA
- a CDS encoding patatin-like phospholipase family protein: MTRTRGRTALVLGGGGITGIAWELGILAGLARAGIDLAGADMVVGTSAGSVVGSQLASGIPIEEMYAEQLTPADAEVGGRMSRIATLKLVPPYVLPGSGRDKLRRVGKVAMRSHPPGSADREAVFRDRIAVSEWPQDRDLRITAVEAETGRFTVFDRDSGVDLVSAVAASCAVPTVWPPVAIDGHHYVDGGMRSTANVDLVAGAERVVVLAPLPRSFSKRTSIRAQLERVAPREWSVITPDPQALADFGRNLLDPTRRPPAARSGLRQSEALVDEVAHVWTS